The following are encoded in a window of Gloeocapsa sp. DLM2.Bin57 genomic DNA:
- a CDS encoding cation:proton antiporter (subunit D of antiporter complex involved in resistance to high concentrations of Na+, K+, Li+ and/or alkali; contains an oxidoreductase domain; catalyzes the transfer of electrons from NADH to ubiquinone), translating to MNTITITWIGLPLLLGFVIYLFPKLGAYLSLATVCLSIVYGVWILISQTSFDLQVLDNFGVILKIDQLSGYFILNNALITLAVILYCWHTEKTGFFYTQLTIVHTSVNAVFICADLLSLYVALEVIGIVVFLLIAYPRNDRSIWVALRYLFVGNVAMLFYLVGAILVYKTNYSFALAGINNAPPEALALMIMALLSKGGVFISGLWLPLSHSEAETSVATISGVVVKAGVFPLLRFAEVSDGVGDILRIFGVATALIGSVYAILDQDTKRTLALSTIAQVGWIIAAPAVGGFYTLSHGLAKASAFLTAGVLPSRDFRELERQKINTRLSIVLTIASLSMMGFPLLAGFGAKNLTFNNLLPWQIVIMNIAAVCTAIVYAKFIFLPFGGKQEVRPTFWSGVIVLTLGLFLGNGFYLEAYTIANLSKALIIILAGCLAYGLIFRKINITLNRVLEEFDHLIGFMSLMLILIFWMVLKV from the coding sequence ATGAATACTATCACAATTACTTGGATTGGGTTACCTCTATTACTAGGATTTGTTATTTATCTCTTCCCGAAACTAGGAGCATATTTAAGCTTAGCTACAGTTTGTCTATCTATAGTTTATGGGGTTTGGATACTAATCTCTCAAACCTCCTTTGACTTACAGGTACTAGATAATTTTGGTGTCATTCTCAAGATTGACCAATTAAGTGGTTATTTTATCCTCAACAACGCCCTAATCACTCTAGCAGTAATTTTATACTGTTGGCATACTGAAAAAACAGGTTTTTTTTATACCCAATTAACCATAGTCCATACTAGTGTCAATGCTGTATTTATTTGTGCTGACTTACTTAGTCTTTATGTAGCACTAGAAGTTATTGGAATAGTAGTCTTTTTATTAATTGCTTATCCTCGCAACGATCGCTCAATTTGGGTAGCATTACGTTATTTATTTGTTGGTAACGTAGCTATGCTTTTTTATCTAGTAGGAGCAATATTAGTCTATAAAACTAACTATTCCTTTGCTTTAGCAGGGATAAACAATGCACCACCAGAAGCCTTAGCTTTAATGATTATGGCACTATTGAGCAAAGGAGGAGTATTTATTTCAGGATTATGGTTACCCTTAAGCCATTCAGAAGCAGAAACATCCGTAGCCACCATATCAGGAGTTGTGGTTAAAGCCGGAGTATTTCCCCTCTTACGCTTCGCTGAGGTTAGCGATGGGGTGGGAGACATTCTCAGGATTTTTGGAGTGGCTACGGCTTTGATTGGGTCAGTATATGCGATTCTTGACCAAGATACCAAACGTACCCTCGCTTTAAGTACTATTGCTCAAGTCGGTTGGATTATCGCGGCCCCGGCAGTAGGGGGATTTTATACACTAAGTCACGGATTAGCTAAAGCTTCTGCCTTCTTAACCGCGGGAGTATTACCAAGTCGAGATTTTCGAGAATTAGAACGCCAAAAAATCAATACTCGTCTCTCGATAGTGTTAACTATAGCGAGTTTATCGATGATGGGATTTCCTCTGTTAGCAGGTTTTGGAGCGAAAAATTTAACTTTCAACAACCTCTTACCTTGGCAAATCGTAATTATGAATATAGCAGCTGTCTGTACAGCGATAGTTTACGCTAAATTCATCTTTTTACCCTTTGGAGGAAAACAAGAAGTTAGACCAACTTTTTGGTCTGGAGTAATTGTTTTAACCCTTGGTTTGTTCTTAGGGAATGGTTTCTATTTAGAAGCTTATACCATAGCTAATTTAAGCAAAGCTTTAATAATTATCTTGGCAGGTTGTTTAGCTTATGGCTTAATTTTCCGCAAAATCAATATAACCTTAAATCGGGTTTTAGAGGAATTTGACCACCTAATTGGTTTTATGAGTTTAATGTTGATTCTAATATTTTGGATGGTGTTAAAAGTCTGA
- a CDS encoding cation:proton antiporter yields the protein MLEACVFATVLCGFFGIILKENLLMKIISMDVMST from the coding sequence GTGTTAGAAGCTTGCGTATTTGCCACAGTGTTATGTGGGTTTTTTGGAATCATCCTTAAAGAAAACCTGTTAATGAAAATCATTTCCATGGATGTCATGAGTACAG